The Hyalangium gracile genomic sequence AACGCGAAGGTCCCCGTCGAGGTGGTCATCCCCGGCTCCATCGCCATCAAGACCGGCCCCATCGCGCTGACCGGGCTGGGCACCACGGCGACGATCGACGCGCAGGTGCAGGATGACGCGGGCCGCCCGATCCAGAACGCGGCCATCGAGTACGCCAGCGCGGACGCGAACGTCGCCGAGGTGAGCGGCAACACGGTGACGGCCAAGGGCGTGGGTACCACGTCGGTGACGGCGACCTCCGGCGCCCTGCGTCAGCAGATCGAGGTGACGGTGAAGCTGCCCGAGGTGGCCACGCTCGCCTTCGACGGCGCCCCCGAGAGCCTGAAGATCGGCGAGAGCGCCACGCTCGCCGTCGCCGTGAAGGCGGCGGACGGCGCGGCCATCGCGGGCATCACCCCGGCGTTCGCCTCCAGCAACGACAAGCTCGCCACCGTGGACGCCACCGGCAAGGTGACGGCCGTGAAGGCGGGCGCGGTCACCATCA encodes the following:
- a CDS encoding Ig-like domain-containing protein translates to MKRLFNPVMVVAVLALASACKKAEQIQVEPKSVSLASAGQKETLKATALTKDGQPVQDVKFEFSSSDKNVATVDAQGTVIAVKSGSASVEVKAGELNAKVPVEVVIPGSIAIKTGPIALTGLGTTATIDAQVQDDAGRPIQNAAIEYASADANVAEVSGNTVTAKGVGTTSVTATSGALRQQIEVTVKLPEVATLAFDGAPESLKIGESATLAVAVKAADGAAIAGITPAFASSNDKLATVDATGKVTAVKAGAVTITAKSGDKSADAKITIKKK